The following proteins are encoded in a genomic region of Candidatus Paceibacter sp.:
- a CDS encoding site-specific DNA-methyltransferase yields the protein MICIDLPYNTGNDFIYPDNYTESPDTYLRYTGQLDSEGRRYSTNTETDGRFHSKWLSMMYPRLFLARNLLREDGVIFISVDDNEIHNLRILMNEIFGEENFIDT from the coding sequence ATGATATGCATTGACCTGCCCTATAATACAGGCAATGATTTTATTTACCCTGATAACTATACAGAAAGTCCGGATACATACTTACGCTATACTGGGCAATTAGACAGCGAGGGTAGGCGATACTCTACAAATACCGAAACGGATGGCAGGTTTCACTCCAAATGGCTCAGCATGATGTATCCCCGTCTTTTTCTTGCTAGAAACTTGTTGAGAGAAGATGGGGTAATTTTTATTAGCGTTGATGATAATGAGATACATAATCTCCGTATATTAATGAATGAGATTTTTGGAGAAGAGAATTTTATTGATACCTAA